Proteins from one Panicum virgatum strain AP13 chromosome 7K, P.virgatum_v5, whole genome shotgun sequence genomic window:
- the LOC120640632 gene encoding G-type lectin S-receptor-like serine/threonine-protein kinase At4g27290: MAAPIKFLNLPLLIFPILLLFHRASGAGGIASDTLSKGGNITDGETLVSAGGSFTLGFFSPAGVPTKRCLGIWFTASGVDAVCWVANRNTPLNNTSGVLVFGTGGSLLLLDGPRGQTAWSSNTTTGASAASTAAQLLDSGNLVVSEKSSGRRVVLWQSFDHPSNTLLAGMKFGKSLKTRAEWSLTSWRARDDPATGDYRRVMDTNGLPDIVTWHGDAKRYRAGPWNGRWLSGVPDMASDFRLFSVRMVNGPDEVTYALNATASAPITRVVLDEVGVVRVLVWMTASRVWRPFPWLPRDACDEYASCGAFGLCNVDAASATLCSCVEGFSLVNQSRWESESSGGCRRDVQLECSAGNGTATTDRFAVVRSVKLPDTDNATVDTSATLEQCRARCLANCSCVAYAPADIRGDGGGSGCVMWKDGIVDLRYVENGQDLNVRLANVESATRKGTNVAKIVLPVMASVLVLTAAGMYLIWICKLRGKRRQSTDILKKAILGYSNAPSELGDENIELPFVSFGDIAVATNNFSEDNMLGQGGFGKVYKGTLGQNIEVAIKRLGQGSRQGAEEFRNEVVLIAKLQHRNLVRLLGCCTHGDEKLLIYEFLPNKSLDFFIFDAANKYLLDWPTRFKIIKGISRGLLYLHQDSRLTIIHRDLKPSNILLDADMSHKISDFGMARIFGGNRQEASTRSLSEANTNRVVGTYGYMSPEYAMDGAFSVKSDTYSFGVIVLEIISGLKITLTHYKGFPNILAYAWSLWTDGKSMDLVGSSLAKSCSRTEALRCIQIGLLCVQDNPNYRPLMSSVVTMLENETTPLSVPKQPVYFSYAGTQGTTGENTSSSVNNMSLSTGLEGR, translated from the exons ATGGCGGCACCAATCAAGTTTCTCAACCTCCCCTTGCTGATTTTCCCCATCCTACTCCTTTTCCATAGAGCCTCCGGTGCGGGCGGCATTGCGTCGGACACGCTCAGCAAAGGCGGCAACATCACCGATGGCGAGACGCTGGTCTCGGCCGGTGGCTCATTCACCCTGGGCTTCTTCTCACCGGCCGGGGTGCCAACCAAGAGGTGCCTCGGGATCTGGTTCACCGCGTCTGGTGTGGACGCCGTCTGCTGGGTGGCCAACCGCAACACCCCACTCAACAACACCTCAGGCGTGCTGGTGTTCGGCACCGGCGGGAGCCTTCTCCTCCTCGACGGCCCTCGAGGCCAGACCGCCTGGTCGTCGAACACGactaccggcgcctccgccgcctctacGGCGGCGCAGCTGCTCGACTCCGGCAACCTGGTCGTGAGCGAGAAGAGCAGCGGCCGCCGCGTCGTCCTCTGGCAGTCGTTCGATCACCCGTCCAACACCTTGCTCGCCGGCATGAAGTTCGGCAAGAGCCTGAAGACCCGCGCAGAGTGGTCCCTCACGTCGTGGCGCGCGCGGGACGACCCGGCGACGGGGGACTACCGCCGGGTCATGGACACCAACGGCCTGCCGGACATCGTCACCTGGCATGGCGACGCCAAGAGGTACCGCGCGGGGCCGTGGAACGGCCGCTGGCTCAGCGGCGTCCCGGACATGGCGTCGGACTTCAGGCTGTTCTCCGTCCGGATGGTGAACGGCCCCGACGAGGTCACCTACGCCCTCAACGCCACCGCCAGCGCGCCCATCACCCGCGTCGTGCTGGATGAGGTCGGCGTGGTGAGGGTGCTGGTGTGGATGACGGCAAGCCGGGTGTGGAGGCCCTTCCCGTGGCTGCCGCGCGATGCCTGCGACGAGTACGCGTCGTGCGGTGCGTTCGGCTTGTGCAACGTCGACGCCGCGTCGGCGACGTTGTGCAGCTGCGTCGAGGGGTTCAGCCTCGTGAACCAGTCACGGTG GGAATCGGAATCCTCCGGCGGGTGCCGGAGGGACGTGCAGCTGGAGTGCAGCGCCGGCAACGGGACGGCGACGACGGACCGGTTCGCGGTTGTGCGCAGCGTCAAGCTCCCCGACACGGACAACGCGACGGTGGACACGAGCGCGACGCTGGAGCAGTGCAGGGCGAGGTGCCTCGCCAACTGCTCGTGCGTGGCCTATGCCCCCGCCGACATCCGAGGTGACGGTGGCGGCAGTGGCTGCGTCATGTGGAAGGATGGCATCGTTGATCTCCGGTATGTGGAAAATGGGCAGGATCTCAACGTGCGGCTGGCAAATGTTGAATCAG CTACCAGGAAGGGGACGAATGTGGCAAAAATTGTGCTTCCAGTTATGGCGTCTGTGCTAGTCCTCACGGCCGCTGGCATGTACCTTATTTGGATCTGCAAGCTTAGAG GCAAACGTCGTCAGAGCACGGATATTTTGAAGAAGGCGATTCTTGGATACTCGAATGCGCCAAGTGAGCTTGGTGATGAAAATATAGAACTTCCATTTGTCAGCTTTGGAGATATTGCAGTTGCAACAAACAATTTTTCTGAGGACAATATGCTCGGGCAAGGTGGCTTCGGCAAGGTTTATAag GGTACGCTGGGACAGAACATAGAGGTTGCAATCAAAAGGCTTGGTCAGGGTTCCAGACAGGGTGCAGAGGAATTCAGAAATGAAGTTGTTCTGATTGCAAAATTGCAGCACAGAAACCTCGTTAGACTTCTTGGTTGCTGCACCCATGGAGATGAGAAGTTGCTGATTTACGAATTCTTACCAAACAAAagcttggatttctttatttttg ATGCTGCAAATAAATATCTCCTTGATTGGCCAACACGTTTCAAGATAATCAAAGGAATATCTAGAGGACTTCTTTATCTCCACCAAGATTCAAGGTTGACTATAATTCACCGAGATCTCAAACCGAGCAACATTTTGCTGGATGCCGATATGAGCCATAAGATATCAGATTTCGGTATGGCAAGAATCTTCGGTGGAAATCGACAAGAAGCT agcacccgatcactttcagaagCAAATACCAATCGAGTTGTTGGGACATA TGGCTATATGTCTCCTGAATATGCAATGGATGGCGCCTTTTCTGTCAAGTCAGATACATACAGCTTCGGTGTTATAGTCTTGGAAATTATAAGTGGATTGAAGATCACTTTAACTCACTACAAGGGCTTCCCTAACATACTTGCATAT GCATGGAGCTTATGGACAGATGGCAAATCGATGGATCTGGTGGGCTCATCCCTGGCTAAGAGCTGTTCCCGAACCGAAGCTTTACGGTGTATCCAGATAGGACTTCTGTGTGTGCAAGACAATCCAAATTACAGGCCGCTCATGTCATCGGTGGTGACTATGCTGGAGAACGAAACTACACCACTTTCAGTCCCCAAACAGCCTGTGTATTTCTCATACGCGGGGACCCAAGGAACGACAGGAGAAAACACAAGCAGCTCCGTGAATAACATGAGTCTCTCAACAGGGTTGGAGGGACGGTAG